The Anoxybacillus flavithermus genome has a segment encoding these proteins:
- a CDS encoding glutamate-1-semialdehyde 2,1-aminomutase (Converts (S)-4-amino-5-oxopentanoate to 5-aminolevulinate during the porphyrin biosynthesis pathway), with product MNFTKSEQLYQEALEHIVGGVNSPSRSYKAVGGGAPVVMERAQGAYFWDVDGNKYIDYLAAYGPIITGHAHPHITKAIQHAAENGVLYGTPTPYEITFAKMLKEAIPSLEKVRFVNSGTEAVMTTIRVARAYTGRDKIVKFAGCYHGHSDLVLVAAGSGPSTLGTPDSAGVPKSIAQEVITVPFNDVDAFKQAMDRWGNEVAAVLVEPIVGNFGIVEPKPGFLQAINDIAHAVGALVIYDEVITAFRFMYGGAQNLLGIEPDLTALGKIIGGGLPIGAYGGRKDIMEQVAPLGPAYQAGTMAGNPASILAGIACLEVLQQEGVYEHLDHLGAMLEAGILTHAKTYDIPITINRLKGALTVYFTTEKVENYEQAERTDGEMFAKFFKLMLHQGINLAPSKYEAWFITLAHTEEDIEYTIEAVERAFKSLKNE from the coding sequence GTGAATTTTACGAAGTCTGAACAATTATATCAAGAAGCGCTCGAACATATCGTTGGTGGCGTCAACAGCCCTTCTCGTTCATATAAAGCGGTTGGGGGCGGTGCTCCTGTCGTGATGGAAAGAGCACAAGGGGCATATTTTTGGGATGTAGATGGCAACAAATATATCGACTATTTAGCTGCTTATGGCCCTATTATTACTGGACATGCTCATCCGCACATTACAAAAGCAATTCAACACGCAGCTGAAAACGGTGTTTTATATGGAACACCAACACCGTATGAAATTACGTTCGCGAAAATGTTGAAAGAAGCGATCCCTTCTCTCGAAAAGGTGCGTTTCGTCAATTCGGGAACAGAAGCGGTCATGACAACGATTCGCGTCGCACGCGCATATACAGGACGTGACAAAATCGTGAAATTTGCAGGTTGTTATCACGGCCATTCCGATCTCGTTCTTGTTGCGGCTGGTTCTGGACCATCCACATTAGGTACACCTGATTCAGCAGGGGTACCAAAAAGCATTGCACAAGAAGTGATTACTGTTCCTTTTAATGATGTCGATGCGTTTAAACAAGCGATGGATCGTTGGGGAAATGAAGTAGCAGCCGTTCTTGTCGAGCCTATCGTCGGTAACTTCGGTATCGTTGAACCAAAACCAGGCTTTTTACAAGCAATTAACGATATTGCTCACGCGGTCGGAGCGCTCGTCATTTACGACGAAGTCATTACAGCTTTTCGTTTTATGTATGGTGGCGCTCAAAACTTGCTTGGCATCGAACCAGACTTAACCGCACTCGGAAAAATTATTGGTGGCGGATTACCAATTGGTGCGTATGGCGGTAGAAAAGACATTATGGAACAAGTAGCTCCACTCGGTCCTGCTTACCAAGCTGGAACGATGGCAGGAAATCCTGCTTCCATTTTAGCAGGTATTGCTTGTTTAGAAGTATTACAACAAGAAGGCGTGTACGAACATCTCGATCATCTCGGTGCGATGTTAGAGGCTGGCATTTTAACACATGCGAAAACATACGATATCCCTATTACAATTAACCGACTAAAAGGTGCGCTCACCGTATACTTTACGACAGAAAAAGTAGAAAACTATGAACAAGCCGAACGAACAGATGGGGAGATGTTCGCCAAATTTTTTAAACTTATGCTTCATCAAGGCATTAATCTTGCTCCTTCGAAATATGAAGCATGGTTTATTACATTGGCTCATACAGAAGAAGATATCGAATATACAATCGAAGCGGTAGAGCGCGCATTTAAATCCTTAAAAAATGAATAA
- a CDS encoding cytochrome C biogenesis protein, which produces MVSHNHTNATVRPKGLSDKKKTALAGYLFISPFFLLFTIFGAFPMLFSFYLAFQKWNGFGEMTFVGVKNFSFIFTDPLFWKSIYNTIVIGLLGTGPQLIAALILAVALNSAIVKFKSVFRVAYFVPNVTSIVAVAIIFTVLFSEQEAGLVNATLSLFGISPVSWQTSEWGAKIAIATMIFWRWVGYNSIIFLAGLQSIPKDLYEAAEIDGAKKWQQFLFITVPMLKPIIVFVVFTATIGSLQIFAEPLIFGSGFREESMTIVLYLWREAFSNNAFGTASATAVSLFLLIIVFTTINFFASNRLDKSGK; this is translated from the coding sequence ATGGTATCCCATAATCATACAAATGCAACCGTCCGTCCAAAAGGATTGAGTGATAAGAAAAAAACGGCATTAGCTGGCTACTTATTTATTTCTCCTTTCTTTCTTTTATTCACGATCTTCGGTGCTTTTCCAATGCTGTTTAGCTTTTATTTAGCTTTTCAAAAATGGAATGGATTCGGTGAAATGACATTTGTCGGAGTTAAAAACTTTTCATTTATTTTTACTGATCCATTATTTTGGAAATCGATTTATAACACGATTGTAATTGGTTTATTAGGAACAGGTCCACAATTAATCGCTGCGTTAATTTTAGCAGTCGCTTTAAATTCAGCGATTGTTAAATTTAAAAGTGTATTTCGTGTCGCTTACTTTGTGCCGAACGTAACATCGATTGTTGCGGTAGCGATTATCTTCACCGTTTTATTTAGTGAACAAGAAGCAGGATTAGTAAATGCTACACTTAGCTTGTTTGGAATTTCGCCAGTAAGCTGGCAGACGTCTGAATGGGGAGCGAAAATTGCGATTGCGACGATGATTTTTTGGAGATGGGTTGGATATAACTCGATTATTTTTTTAGCGGGATTGCAGAGTATTCCGAAAGACCTTTATGAAGCAGCTGAAATTGACGGAGCAAAAAAGTGGCAGCAGTTTCTTTTCATCACTGTGCCTATGCTAAAGCCGATTATCGTCTTCGTTGTATTCACAGCAACGATCGGATCGCTACAAATTTTTGCTGAACCACTCATTTTCGGAAGTGGATTTAGAGAAGAAAGTATGACGATCGTATTGTATTTATGGAGAGAAGCGTTCTCAAATAATGCGTTCGGAACAGCCTCTGCGACAGCCGTCTCTCTATTTTTACTCATTATTGTATTTACGACAATTAACTTTTTTGCGTCCAATCGTTTAGATAAATCGGGCAAGTAA
- a CDS encoding Ion transport protein, with translation MECGRQTLSWCGELNKTSPRIYKGTGGDVVTYVWIGMIVFVICMSFISFWQTKRSVISVKNFIAILFVYSTTMIGFALVYTILHINGHVVMMENGENINASNFFQYVETSLYFSAVTLLSVGYGDIVPIGIGRWIAMVEALLGYALPAAFVVRTVIDAERR, from the coding sequence ATGGAATGCGGGCGTCAAACGTTATCGTGGTGCGGGGAATTAAATAAAACATCCCCTCGTATATATAAAGGAACAGGAGGGGATGTTGTGACGTATGTATGGATTGGCATGATCGTTTTTGTTATATGTATGAGTTTTATTTCGTTTTGGCAAACGAAACGTTCTGTTATTTCAGTGAAAAATTTTATTGCCATTTTATTTGTTTATTCAACGACAATGATCGGTTTTGCACTCGTGTATACAATTTTGCATATAAATGGACATGTTGTTATGATGGAAAATGGGGAGAATATAAACGCTTCTAACTTTTTTCAATATGTCGAAACGAGTTTATATTTTAGTGCAGTTACATTACTTTCGGTCGGTTACGGGGATATTGTACCGATTGGAATTGGTCGTTGGATTGCGATGGTCGAAGCGCTGCTCGGCTACGCACTACCCGCCGCTTTTGTTGTCCGAACGGTGATAGATGCAGAAAGAAGATAA
- a CDS encoding thioredoxin-dependent thiol peroxidase, translating to MRAPDFTLPASNGENVTLSQFRGKYIVLYFYPKDMTPGCTTEACEFRDQYEVFTELGAVVIGISPDSIERHKKFIEKHRLPFLLLADEKQDVAKLYDVWKLKKNFGKEYMGIERSTFLIDPDGQIIKEWRKVKVNGHVEEVLNALKQAISSSE from the coding sequence ATGAGAGCACCTGATTTTACATTGCCAGCAAGTAATGGGGAAAACGTCACGCTGTCACAATTTCGTGGGAAGTACATCGTATTATATTTTTACCCAAAAGATATGACGCCAGGATGTACGACAGAGGCTTGTGAGTTTCGTGATCAATACGAAGTATTCACGGAACTTGGGGCAGTTGTCATCGGAATCAGCCCTGATTCCATTGAACGACATAAAAAGTTTATTGAAAAGCATCGTTTACCGTTTTTACTTCTTGCCGATGAAAAGCAAGACGTAGCGAAGTTGTATGATGTGTGGAAGTTAAAGAAAAACTTTGGGAAAGAGTATATGGGGATTGAGCGTTCGACATTTTTAATCGACCCAGATGGTCAAATTATAAAAGAATGGAGAAAAGTGAAAGTAAATGGGCATGTTGAAGAGGTGCTAAATGCTTTAAAACAGGCGATTAGCTCAAGCGAATAA
- a CDS encoding daunorubicin ABC transporter ATP-binding protein: MYAIEVEKLRKEFKSYSSRSGLAGAFRDLFTRNYKIIRAVDDISFAVKQGEMVGYIGENGAGKSTTIKMLTGILTPTSGRVVVNGMNPHKERERFVQTIGVVFGQRSQLWWDIAVQESFRLLKKVYRVSDQDYNEHMDHVIETLDIGPLLDKPVRKLSLGQRMRCELAAALIHNPPLLFLDEPTIGLDVLVKLKIRQFLKEINEKYNTTILLTTHDMTDIEALCERVIMLDEGKIIYDGSLQHLKQNWGEGKQIHFQFRDLVSKEELTSLVHVTWEQGEDRYSWIAHVRANDMAHVIGKVVSSYELKDIHIREVSTEEIIRNIYEEGIHHG; encoded by the coding sequence ATGTATGCGATTGAAGTAGAAAAACTACGGAAAGAATTTAAATCTTACTCTAGTCGGTCTGGTTTAGCTGGAGCGTTTCGTGATTTGTTCACGAGAAACTATAAAATCATTCGTGCTGTTGACGATATTTCATTTGCTGTCAAACAGGGCGAAATGGTTGGATACATTGGAGAAAACGGAGCAGGTAAATCAACGACAATCAAAATGTTAACAGGAATTTTAACGCCGACATCTGGACGAGTCGTTGTGAATGGGATGAATCCACATAAAGAGCGAGAACGTTTCGTGCAGACGATCGGCGTTGTGTTTGGTCAGCGATCGCAATTATGGTGGGATATTGCGGTGCAAGAGTCATTCCGGTTGTTAAAAAAAGTATACCGCGTCTCTGATCAAGACTATAACGAACATATGGATCATGTCATTGAAACGTTAGATATTGGTCCGTTACTTGATAAGCCGGTGCGCAAGTTATCGCTCGGTCAACGAATGCGCTGTGAATTGGCTGCTGCCCTTATTCATAATCCACCCCTTTTATTTTTAGATGAGCCAACAATTGGTTTAGATGTGCTTGTTAAGTTAAAAATTCGTCAGTTTTTAAAAGAAATTAACGAAAAATACAACACGACGATTTTATTAACGACGCACGATATGACAGATATTGAAGCACTTTGTGAACGCGTTATTATGCTTGATGAAGGGAAAATCATTTATGATGGGTCATTGCAACATTTAAAACAAAACTGGGGAGAAGGAAAACAAATTCACTTCCAATTTCGCGATCTTGTTTCAAAAGAAGAGCTGACATCGCTCGTTCATGTTACATGGGAACAAGGGGAAGACCGATACAGCTGGATTGCGCATGTTCGTGCGAATGATATGGCACATGTGATCGGAAAAGTTGTTTCTTCCTATGAGTTAAAAGATATTCACATTCGTGAAGTTTCAACGGAGGAAATTATTCGCAACATTTATGAAGAAGGGATTCATCATGGCTAA
- a CDS encoding beta-glucosidase produces the protein MLQFPKDFMWGAATSSYQIEGTATGEEKIYSIWDHFSRIPGKVANGDNGDIAIDHYNRYVEDVSLMKTLHLKGYRFSTSWARLYSGMPGKFSEKGLDFYKRLVNELLENDIEPMLTIYHWDMPQALQEKGGWENRDIVYYFQEYASFLYENLGDVVKKWITHNEPWVVTYLGYGNGEHAPGIQSFKSFLAAAHHVLLSHGEAVKAFRSIGPKDGEIGITLNLTPGYAVDLKDERAVDAARKWDGFMNRWFLDPVFKGKYPTDMLEVYKDYLPDVYKEGDLQTIQQPIDFFGFNYYSTATLKDWKKGEREPIVFEHVSTGRPVTDMNWEVNPNGLFDLLVRLKKDYGDIPLYITENGAAYKDFVNEDGKVEDDERITYIQEHLMACHRAIEQGVKLKGYYVWSLFDNFEWAFGYDKRFGIVYVDYETLERIPKKSALWYKETIMNNGLIDQ, from the coding sequence ATGCTTCAATTTCCAAAAGATTTTATGTGGGGGGCTGCTACTTCATCATACCAAATTGAGGGAACAGCGACTGGAGAAGAAAAGATTTACTCGATTTGGGATCATTTTTCTCGAATTCCTGGTAAAGTAGCGAATGGTGATAATGGAGATATTGCGATTGATCATTACAATCGCTATGTCGAAGATGTTTCATTAATGAAAACGCTTCACTTGAAGGGATATCGATTTTCAACTAGTTGGGCGAGACTTTACTCTGGGATGCCGGGTAAGTTTAGTGAGAAAGGTTTAGATTTTTATAAGCGCCTTGTAAATGAATTGCTAGAAAATGATATTGAACCGATGTTGACCATTTATCATTGGGATATGCCTCAAGCCCTTCAAGAAAAAGGTGGTTGGGAAAATCGTGATATCGTTTACTATTTTCAGGAATATGCCTCATTTCTTTACGAGAATCTCGGGGATGTTGTGAAAAAATGGATTACTCATAATGAGCCATGGGTTGTGACATATTTAGGATATGGTAATGGCGAACATGCCCCGGGTATTCAAAGCTTTAAATCATTTTTAGCGGCCGCTCATCATGTCCTTCTCTCACACGGGGAAGCGGTAAAAGCGTTTCGATCAATTGGCCCGAAAGATGGGGAAATTGGTATTACATTGAACTTGACGCCAGGATATGCGGTTGATTTGAAGGATGAAAGAGCTGTCGATGCCGCTCGAAAATGGGACGGTTTTATGAATCGGTGGTTTTTAGACCCGGTGTTTAAAGGAAAATATCCAACAGATATGTTAGAAGTGTATAAAGATTATTTACCAGATGTTTATAAAGAGGGAGATTTACAAACGATTCAGCAACCGATCGACTTTTTTGGATTTAACTATTATTCAACAGCAACATTAAAAGATTGGAAAAAAGGTGAACGTGAACCGATCGTATTTGAGCATGTAAGTACAGGAAGACCAGTGACAGATATGAATTGGGAAGTTAATCCAAACGGTTTATTTGATCTGTTAGTGCGGTTAAAGAAAGATTACGGTGACATACCATTGTACATTACTGAAAATGGTGCTGCATACAAAGATTTCGTTAATGAAGACGGTAAGGTAGAAGACGATGAGCGAATTACTTATATACAGGAGCATTTAATGGCTTGTCATCGTGCGATTGAACAAGGAGTTAAATTAAAAGGGTATTATGTATGGTCGTTATTTGATAATTTTGAGTGGGCATTTGGCTATGATAAACGCTTTGGGATTGTATACGTCGATTATGAAACATTAGAGCGGATTCCAAAAAAGAGCGCATTATGGTATAAGGAAACAATTATGAACAACGGATTAATTGATCAATGA
- a CDS encoding LacI family transcriptional regulator: protein MKITIKEIARLAGVSPGTVSKVLNNYHDVGEETKKRVLEIMEKTGYVAARIQKDTAHKSRVVGVIYAGEIYADFNHPFFIEVMNSFKKTMGTFGYDLLFFSNERFEEGEEDYYERAMRYKVDGVIIISGEKVQPSIYRLDMSDIPCIGVDIPLEGNRSAYIMTDNYKISAKVVEHFYLCGYRHIGYIGGLPGAQVTKIREQGFRNTMKEFGLTIHEEWFVQGDFFMESGYEAMKKILLSSHHPEAVFAASDLMAFGAMKAVKEHGLKIPEDIAIVGCDDIDACNYTDPPLTSVRQDKEKIGRLAAYMLRDIIHRQFQPKAVMVEPELIIRESCGSNRLYGIT, encoded by the coding sequence ATGAAAATTACCATTAAGGAAATTGCAAGATTAGCGGGTGTGTCACCAGGTACGGTATCGAAAGTGTTAAATAACTATCATGATGTCGGTGAAGAAACAAAAAAAAGAGTTCTAGAAATTATGGAGAAAACTGGATATGTGGCTGCGCGTATTCAAAAAGATACTGCTCATAAGTCGAGAGTAGTGGGTGTTATTTACGCCGGGGAAATCTACGCGGATTTCAACCACCCGTTTTTTATTGAGGTTATGAACTCTTTCAAAAAAACGATGGGGACATTTGGGTATGACCTCCTCTTCTTTTCAAATGAACGATTTGAAGAAGGGGAGGAAGATTATTATGAGCGTGCCATGCGTTACAAAGTAGACGGAGTAATCATTATTAGCGGTGAAAAAGTGCAACCATCTATCTATCGTCTAGATATGAGCGACATTCCGTGTATTGGTGTGGATATTCCGCTTGAAGGGAACCGCTCTGCATACATTATGACAGATAACTATAAAATTTCTGCGAAAGTAGTAGAGCATTTTTACTTATGTGGCTATCGGCATATCGGCTACATTGGGGGATTGCCGGGCGCACAAGTGACAAAAATTCGTGAACAAGGATTTCGCAACACGATGAAGGAATTTGGATTAACGATTCACGAGGAATGGTTCGTTCAAGGGGATTTCTTTATGGAAAGCGGCTATGAGGCGATGAAAAAAATATTGCTTTCGTCACATCATCCTGAAGCGGTGTTTGCAGCGTCGGATTTAATGGCATTTGGTGCAATGAAAGCGGTGAAGGAACACGGATTAAAAATACCTGAGGATATTGCGATCGTTGGGTGTGATGATATCGACGCGTGCAATTATACCGATCCACCTTTAACTTCCGTTCGTCAAGATAAAGAAAAGATCGGTCGGCTTGCGGCATATATGTTAAGAGACATTATCCATCGCCAATTTCAACCGAAAGCCGTCATGGTTGAACCGGAATTAATTATTCGAGAATCTTGTGGAAGCAATCGATTGTATGGAATTACATGA
- a CDS encoding transcriptional repressor — protein sequence MTVTHAHQLKEALHTLKETGVRITPQRHAILEYLIQSMSHPTADEIYKALEGKFPNMSVATVYNNLRVFKEVGLVKELTYGDASSRFDFVTTHHYHVICETCGKIVDFHYPGLDEVEDLAAHVTGFKVSHHRMEIYGTCPDCQKGHH from the coding sequence ATGACGGTGACGCACGCACATCAATTAAAAGAAGCGCTTCATACGTTGAAAGAAACCGGCGTCCGTATTACACCGCAACGTCATGCGATACTCGAATATTTGATTCAGTCAATGTCCCATCCAACAGCGGATGAAATTTATAAAGCTTTGGAAGGAAAGTTCCCAAATATGAGTGTCGCAACTGTGTACAATAATTTGCGCGTGTTTAAAGAAGTCGGTCTCGTTAAAGAGTTAACGTATGGTGACGCATCTAGTCGTTTCGATTTTGTTACGACACATCACTATCACGTTATTTGCGAAACATGTGGGAAAATTGTCGATTTCCATTACCCGGGCTTAGATGAAGTAGAAGATTTAGCGGCACATGTGACAGGTTTTAAAGTAAGTCATCATCGGATGGAGATTTACGGAACGTGCCCGGATTGTCAAAAGGGACATCATTGA
- a CDS encoding sugar ABC transporter permease, with product MQMQRKKGFVGKVTIHVLLIIGALLSVFPLYWMFVMATQPNHVINKLPPAVVPGDKLVENFRNVLENVDFFGAMWNSFIVASLTTLGVLFFSSLAGFAFAKLQFKGREKLFAVILITMMIPPQLGLIPQYFIITKLGWLNDLKAIIVPGLVNAFGIFWMRQYIKDAIPDELIEAAKIDGCSIFRVYWNIVVPSILPAFATLGILTFMFVWNDFLWPLTVLRDESSYTIQIAIRALQDAYVKDYGMILSGTFWATLPLVVVFLMFNKLFISSLTQGSVKQ from the coding sequence ATGCAGATGCAACGTAAAAAAGGGTTTGTGGGTAAAGTAACAATCCATGTGTTGTTGATTATCGGTGCGTTATTGTCGGTTTTTCCGCTATACTGGATGTTTGTTATGGCGACTCAGCCGAATCATGTCATTAATAAATTACCGCCAGCTGTCGTGCCAGGGGATAAGCTAGTAGAAAACTTCCGAAACGTATTAGAAAACGTCGACTTTTTCGGGGCGATGTGGAACTCTTTTATTGTTGCTAGCTTAACGACGCTTGGGGTGTTATTTTTCAGCTCTTTAGCAGGTTTTGCATTTGCTAAGTTGCAGTTTAAAGGGCGGGAAAAGCTGTTTGCTGTTATTTTAATTACGATGATGATTCCGCCGCAATTAGGGTTAATTCCGCAATACTTCATTATTACAAAGTTAGGTTGGTTAAACGATTTAAAAGCAATTATCGTTCCGGGTTTAGTTAATGCTTTCGGTATTTTTTGGATGCGCCAATATATTAAAGACGCAATTCCTGATGAGTTGATTGAAGCGGCAAAAATTGATGGATGCAGTATATTTCGTGTATATTGGAATATCGTCGTCCCTTCGATTTTACCAGCTTTTGCAACGCTCGGTATTTTAACATTTATGTTCGTATGGAACGATTTCTTGTGGCCGTTAACCGTGTTGAGAGATGAATCAAGCTACACGATTCAAATTGCAATCCGTGCTCTCCAAGATGCATATGTAAAGGACTACGGTATGATTTTATCAGGAACATTTTGGGCAACATTGCCTTTAGTTGTTGTGTTTTTAATGTTTAACAAGTTGTTTATTTCAAGCTTGACGCAGGGATCCGTTAAACAATAG
- a CDS encoding sugar transporter encodes MMKKRALMLLLAFVFMFATACGNQSESTNESKDKGSSEKVKLNMWVFGSTGYEKLAEEYMKDHPNVDIKIQSTQFDDHHNALFTALSAGSGAPDIAMIEVNNIERYREAQDRFYNLYDFGAKDIKDKYLDWKWRIGESADGSFLFGLPTDIGPTAMFYRADVFEAAGLPTDPAEVAQLIPDWNAYAEVAATIKEKTGKPIADNVELVYNALRDQAPVQYFNEKEELLIEKEPYIKQAYDYTVSLIQKGYLGSNGLWTPEWGNAMEKGSYATLLAPAWMQGVVKGNAPNSAGKWLITNMPGGAGNWGGSYLTIPKESKHPKEAYDFIQWLVAPEQQLKSFKDMGLFPSTPSVYDAPEFKEYKDEYFGGVNTAQVFAEAAQKVKTVYMGKNYTLVQGEIIKALTNVQKKKADPEKEWEEAIKRIKRQLERQ; translated from the coding sequence ATAATGAAAAAAAGAGCGCTTATGTTGTTGTTGGCATTCGTCTTTATGTTTGCAACTGCGTGCGGAAATCAGTCTGAAAGTACGAACGAATCAAAAGATAAAGGTTCGAGTGAAAAAGTGAAGTTAAACATGTGGGTGTTTGGAAGCACAGGTTATGAAAAGCTAGCTGAAGAGTACATGAAAGATCATCCGAATGTTGACATTAAAATTCAATCAACACAGTTTGATGATCACCACAACGCGCTATTTACAGCATTATCAGCTGGAAGTGGAGCACCAGATATTGCGATGATTGAAGTAAATAACATTGAACGTTATCGTGAGGCGCAAGATCGCTTTTATAACTTATACGATTTTGGTGCAAAAGATATTAAAGACAAGTATTTAGACTGGAAATGGCGCATTGGCGAAAGTGCAGATGGAAGTTTCTTGTTTGGTCTTCCAACAGACATCGGTCCAACGGCTATGTTTTACCGCGCTGACGTATTTGAAGCGGCCGGACTTCCAACAGATCCAGCTGAAGTTGCTCAGTTAATTCCGGACTGGAATGCATATGCAGAAGTCGCTGCAACAATTAAAGAAAAAACAGGAAAGCCAATTGCAGACAATGTTGAGCTTGTGTACAACGCATTGCGTGACCAAGCGCCTGTGCAATACTTCAATGAAAAAGAAGAGTTGCTAATTGAAAAAGAACCGTATATTAAACAAGCGTACGACTATACAGTTAGCTTAATTCAAAAAGGTTACCTTGGCAGCAACGGATTATGGACTCCTGAATGGGGGAACGCGATGGAAAAAGGAAGCTATGCAACGTTGCTTGCGCCTGCGTGGATGCAAGGGGTAGTTAAAGGAAATGCGCCAAATTCAGCAGGAAAGTGGCTTATTACAAACATGCCAGGTGGAGCAGGAAACTGGGGTGGTTCTTATTTAACGATTCCAAAAGAATCGAAGCATCCGAAAGAAGCGTATGACTTCATTCAATGGCTTGTTGCACCAGAGCAACAGTTAAAGTCGTTTAAAGACATGGGCTTATTCCCATCCACTCCTTCTGTGTATGATGCTCCTGAGTTCAAGGAGTATAAAGATGAGTACTTTGGTGGAGTAAACACAGCTCAAGTATTTGCAGAAGCAGCGCAAAAAGTAAAAACAGTGTACATGGGCAAAAACTATACGCTTGTTCAAGGGGAAATCATCAAAGCATTGACAAACGTACAAAAGAAAAAAGCTGATCCAGAAAAAGAATGGGAAGAAGCAATTAAACGTATTAAACGTCAACTTGAACGTCAATAA